A window of Coregonus clupeaformis isolate EN_2021a chromosome 28, ASM2061545v1, whole genome shotgun sequence contains these coding sequences:
- the LOC123482101 gene encoding extensin-3-like, with amino-acid sequence MAPTIHQSTYVTFLSPEPMSPSTHQSPHVTFLSPEPTSPSSHQSPHVTFHSPEPTCHLPLTRAHMSPSSHQSPHVTFHSPEPTCHLPLTRAHVTFHSQEPTCHLPLTRAHVTFLSPEPTCHLPLTRAHVTFLSPEPTCHLPLTRAHMSPSSHQSPHVTFHSPEPTCNLPLTRAHMSPSSHQSPHVTFLSPEPTCHLPFTRAHVSPSSHQSPRHLPLTRAHMSPSSHQSTCHLPLTRAHMSPSSHQSPHVTFHSPEPTCHLPLTRAHMSPSSHQSPHVTFLSPEPTCHLPLTRAHMAPTIHQSTYVTFHSPEPTCHLPLTRAQMSPSSHQSPHATFQSPEPMCHLPLPRAHLSRLACQSSGHYKSVM; translated from the coding sequence ATGGCACCTACCATTCATCAGAGCACATATGTCACCTTCCTCTCACCAGAGCCCATGTCACCTTCCACTCACCAGAGCCCACATGTCACCTTCCTCTCACCAGAGCCCACGTCACCTTCCTCTCACCAGAGCCCACACGTCACCTTCCACTCACCAGAGCCCACATGTCACCTTCCACTCACCAGAGCCCACATGTCACCTTCCTCTCACCAGAGCCCACATGTCACCTTCCACTCACCAGAGCCCACATGTCACCTTCCTCTCACCAGAGCCCACGTCACCTTCCACTCACAAGAGCCCACATGTCACCTTCCACTCACCAGAGCCCACGTCACCTTCCTCTCACCAGAGCCCACATGTCACCTTCCTCTCACCAGAGCACATGTCACCTTCCTCTCACCAGAGCCCACATGTCACCTTCCTCTCACCAGAGCCCACATGTCACCTTCCTCTCACCAGAGCCCACATGTCACCTTCCACTCACCAGAGCCCACATGTAACCTTCCTCTCACCAGAGCCCACATGTCACCTTCCTCTCACCAGAGCCCACATGTCACCTTCCTCTCACCAGAGCCCACATGTCACCTTCCATTCACCAGAGCCCATGTGTCACCTTCTTCTCACCAGAGCCCACGTCACCTTCCTCTCACCAGAGCCCACATGTCACCTTCCTCTCACCAGAGCACATGTCACCTTCCTCTCACCAGAGCCCACATGTCACCTTCCTCTCACCAGAGCCCACATGTCACCTTCCACTCACCAGAGCCCACATGTCACCTTCCTCTCACCAGAGCCCACATGTCACCTTCCTCTCACCAGAGCCCACATGTCACCTTCCTCTCACCAGAGCCCACATGTCACCTTCCTCTCACCAGAGCCCACATGGCCCCTACCATTCACCAGAGCACATATGTCACCTTCCACTCACCAGAGCCCACATGTCACCTTCCACTCACCAGAGCCCAGATGTCACCTTCATCTCACCAGAGCCCACATGCCACCTTCCAATCACCAGAGCCCATGTGTCACCTTCCACTCCCCAGAGCCCATTTGTCACGACTCGCTTGTCAAAGTTCTGGTCATTATAAGAGTGTGATGTAG